From a region of the Kwoniella mangroviensis CBS 8507 chromosome 1 map unlocalized Ctg01, whole genome shotgun sequence genome:
- a CDS encoding cytoplasmic tRNA 2-thiolation protein 1, with protein sequence MPPTPCSLCHIARALVKRPKTGQQVCKDCFFEVFETEVHNTITEGKGIFERGEKVAIGASGGKDSTVLAHVLSVLNKRYDYGLDLFLLSIDEGITGYRDDSLETVKQNQIEYGLPLKILSYNELYGWTMDKIVEQVGRRNNCTFCGVFRRQALDRGAAQLGVDHIVTGHNADDIAETVLMNIMRGDIARLGRCTAVTTQSEDTIKRSKPFKYAYEKEIVMYAYFKKLTYFSTECIYSPDAYRGHARVFLKDLEAIRPSAIVDIIHSGESFQLEQSVQKGMKAMQTCLRCGYISSNDLCKACALLEGLEAGLDRSALRQTQANSSTAPEGHRTIPMFERYSNIGVSQPSATEGIEKAVQAIEIK encoded by the exons ATGCCCCCCACACCTTGTTCACTATGTCACATAGCAAGAGCATTAGTCAAAAGGCCGAAAACAGGTCAACAAGTCTGTAAAGATTGCTTCTTCGAGGTGTTCGAGACCGAGGTCCATAATACCATCACGGAGGGGAAAGGGATATTCGAAAGGGGTGAGAAGGTAGCTATAGGTGCGAGTGGTGGGAAGG ATTCGACGGTATTGGCCCACGTCTTATCTGTATTGAATAAGCGATACGATTATGGGCTGGACCTATTTCTACTCTCTATCGATGAGGGTATCACTGGATATAGGGACGATTCGCTGGAG ACCGTCAAGCAGAATCAAATTGAATATGGTCTACCCCTGAAAATTCTCTCATACAACGAGTTATACGGATGGACTATGGATAAGATTGTCGAACAAGTCGGAAGACGTAATAATT GCACATTCTGCGGTGTGTTTAGACGACAAGCACTAGATAGAGGAGCAGCGCAACTTGGAGTAGATCATATCGTCACAGGACATAACGCGGATGATATCGCTGAGACCGTTTTGATGAATA TCATGAGGGGGGATATAGCTCGTCTAGGACGATGTACTGCCGTCACCACTCAATCTGAAGATACGATCAAGAGGAGTAAACCTTTTAAATACGCTTACGAGAAGGAGATCGTCAT GTACGCATACTTCAAGAAGCTCACTTATTTCTCTACTGAGTGTATCTATTCTCCCGATG CCTACCGAGGTCACGCTCGAGTATTTTTGAAAGACCTCGAAGCGATTCGACCAAGTGCTATTGTGGATATCATCCATTCTGGAGAATCGTTCCAGCTTGAGCAGAGTGTGCAGAAGGGAATGAAGGCGATGC AGACATGCTTGAGATGTGGATATATTTCATCTAATGATCTATGC AAAGCATGCGCGTTATTGGAAGGTTTGGAAGCTGGATTGGACAGATCTGCTCTA CGTCAGACCCAAGCCAACTCGTCGACCGCGCCCGAGGGTCATCGTACCATCCCCATGTTCGAGCGATATAGCAACATCGGTGTCTCACAGCCCTCCGCTACCGAGGGGATCGAAAAGGCCGTTCAAGCTATCGAGATCAAATAG
- a CDS encoding mitochondrial 37S ribosomal protein bS6m codes for MPLYELFCIAVHNPSSSVNLRSVINSLSNQIHSTGGVVRDMKKLGINLTLPQRMRRMRQYHERGDHFTMTFDTSPIVLKRLDETLRRDPSIIRWTLLKKASKVKDLNKPLNSSIESHGTEPRQVEM; via the exons aTGCCACTATACGAGTTATTCTGCATAGCAGTACACAACCCCTCTTCCTCG GTCAACTTGCGATCGGTCATCAACTCTTTATCTAATCAGATACATTCAACCGGAGGAGTAGTAAGGGATATGAAGAAATTGGGTATTAATCTGACATTACCTCAGAGGATGAGGCGGATGAGGCAGTATCATGAAAGgggaga CCACTTCACAATGACATTCGACACGTCTCCTATCGTACTTAAGAGGTTGGACGAAACTCTTCGAAGGGATCCTTCGATCATCCGATGGACCTtattgaagaaagcttctAAAGT GAAAGATCTCAATAAACCTTTGAATTCATCTATCGAATCGCACGGTACCGAACCGAGACAAGTGGAGATGTGA
- a CDS encoding TIGR01456 family HAD hydrolase, whose product MLRSTWSVRGLLTAGQISCTRSLHSKSTPFPNKLAFAFDIDGVLKQGHHNVLPQAKRVLKMLSGEDGRLTKPIPFLLITNGGGVPDEERRAALSSELGIQLTENQLVQSHTPIKEYVDKYRDKPVLVLGGKGESCRRVAESYGLKYPYIPQDIIAWKPSIWDRTELTDEERGFARPEDFSQIPFSAALMFHDSHDWGRDITLMLDLMSSHRGIFGTRREGHDRADVKGDVELVFSNADVEWRSDWPIPRLGQGAFRLSLESIYKSTTGLQLPYKQFGKPFKATYDFSELMLRRYLKEVGRDPEGELNVYMVGDNPLSDIDGANRHGWSSILVRTGVFHDTHGEVPSHKPTIIADDVEKGVEWAIQEELRKGNL is encoded by the exons ATGCTCAGGTCCACCTGGAGTGTACGTGGACTGTTGACTGCCGGCCAGATATCCTGTACGAGATCGCTGCATT CTAAATCAACACCGTTTCCGAACAAGTTGGCATTCGCATTCGACATC GACGGGGTGTTGAAACAAGGTCATCATAATGTTTTACCCCAGGCTAAAAGGGTATTGAAAATGTtatcaggtgaagatggtagattgacaAA gCCAATACCCTTTCTGCTGATAACGAACGGAGGTGGTGTACCAGACGAAGAGAGACGAGCGGCCCTATCTTCTGAACTAGGTATACAG CTCACCGAAAACCAGCTGGTCCAGAGTCATACACCTATTAAAGAATATGTCGATAAATATAGGGATAAACCTGTTTTGGTATTaggtggaaagggagagagCTGTAGGAGAGTTGCTGAATC ATACGGATTGAAATACCCTTACATCCCTCAGGATATCATAGCTTGGAAACCTTCTATATGGGATAGGACCGAATTgacagatgaagaaagggGATTTGCCAGA CCCGAGGATTTCTCCCAAATACCATTCTCGGCTGCATTGATGTTTCACGATTCTCACGATTGGGGAAGGGACATAACCCTCATGTTGGATTTGATGTCTTCCCATCGGGGTATATTCGGtacgagaagagaaggtcATGATAGGGCGGATGTAAAGGGAGATGTAGAGTTGGTGTTCAGTAACGCCGATGTTGAATGGAGATC TGATTGGCCAATACCGAGATTGGGTCAAGGTGCATTTAGATTATCACTTGAAAGTAtatacaag TCTACGACAGGGTTGCAACTACCTTATAAACAATTTGGAAAACCTTTCAAAGCGACGTACGACTTTTCGGAATTGATGTTACGCAGATATCTGAAAGAGGTAGGGAGGGATCCAGAGGGAGAATTGAACGT CTATATGGTAGGCGACAATCCCCTCTCCGATATTGATGGGGCCAATCGACACGGTTGGTCTTCCATCTTAGTGAGGACAGGTGTATTCCACGATACTCACGGGGAAGTACCGAGTCATAAACCTACGattatagctgatgatgtaGAAAAAGGTGTGGAATGGGCTATCCAGGAGGAACTGAGGAAGGGGAATTTATAA